In Arcobacter ellisii, a genomic segment contains:
- a CDS encoding acetate/propionate family kinase, with product MLVFVLNAGSSSLKYQLINAKTSELKASGLVERIGIDGILKHEVGENKKLTFELPIPTHKEAIELVLRILTNDETKVINSISEIEAIGHRVVHGGEYFKKSVLIDNEVIDKIEELIPLAPLHNPAHVIGIKICRELMPNVPNVATFDTAFHQTMPEENFLYAVPYGDYTEHHLRKYGFHGTSHYYVSNEANKLLNKKNSKVIVCHLGNGSSVCAVKDGKSIATSMGLTPLEGLIMGTRCGDIDAGVIPYLMEKKGLDSHQIINYLNKKSGILGVSGISSDLREVIKASNDGDKRSKIAIEMLCGRIKKYLCSYAGLMQGVDAICFTAGIGENSDLIREKVCEGLDFMGIEIDIDKNKVRTPGIREIHKETSKTKIFVIPTNEELVIAKDTYNLVK from the coding sequence ATGTTAGTATTTGTATTAAATGCTGGTTCATCTTCTTTAAAATATCAATTAATCAATGCAAAAACATCTGAATTAAAAGCAAGTGGATTAGTAGAAAGAATTGGAATTGATGGTATTTTAAAACATGAAGTAGGAGAAAATAAAAAATTAACTTTTGAATTACCAATTCCTACACATAAAGAAGCAATTGAATTAGTTCTTAGAATTTTAACAAATGATGAAACAAAAGTTATCAACTCAATAAGTGAAATCGAAGCTATTGGACATAGAGTTGTTCATGGTGGAGAATATTTTAAAAAATCTGTTTTAATAGATAATGAAGTAATCGATAAAATTGAAGAACTTATCCCTTTAGCTCCATTGCACAATCCAGCTCACGTAATTGGAATAAAAATATGTAGAGAATTAATGCCGAATGTTCCAAATGTTGCGACTTTTGATACAGCATTTCACCAAACTATGCCAGAAGAAAACTTTTTATATGCAGTTCCGTATGGAGATTACACAGAACATCACTTAAGAAAATATGGATTTCATGGAACTTCACACTATTATGTTTCAAATGAAGCAAATAAACTTTTAAATAAAAAAAATAGCAAAGTTATTGTTTGTCATTTAGGTAATGGTTCTTCTGTTTGTGCTGTAAAAGATGGAAAATCAATTGCAACTTCAATGGGATTAACTCCACTTGAAGGTTTAATTATGGGTACACGTTGTGGAGATATTGATGCTGGTGTTATTCCATATTTAATGGAAAAAAAGGGTCTTGATTCTCACCAAATTATCAATTATCTAAACAAAAAATCTGGAATTTTAGGAGTTTCAGGAATTAGTTCTGATTTAAGAGAAGTAATCAAAGCATCAAATGATGGAGATAAAAGGTCTAAAATTGCAATTGAAATGTTATGTGGAAGAATAAAAAAATATCTTTGCTCTTACGCTGGATTAATGCAAGGTGTTGATGCAATTTGTTTCACAGCTGGTATTGGTGAAAACTCTGATTTAATAAGAGAAAAAGTTTGTGAAGGTTTAGATTTCATGGGAATTGAAATTGATATAGACAAAAATAAAGTTAGAACTCCAGGAATAAGAGAAATTCATAAAGAAACTTCAAAAACTAAAATCTTTGTTATTCCTACAAATGAAGAGTTAGTAATTGCAAAAGACACTTATAACTTAGTTAAATAA
- a CDS encoding acetate/propionate family kinase — protein MLVFVLNAGSSSLKYQLINAETSELKASGIVERIGIDGVLKHVISENKKLTIEAYIPSHKEAIELILETLTHDETKTINSIDEIQAVGHRVAHGGEYFKESTLVTDKVIKKIEELIPLAPLHNPANILGMKICMELMPNVPNVAVFDTAFHQTMPEIHFLFPVPHEDYTEHHLRKYGFHGTSHNYVSKEAIKLLNNKKDSKIIVCHLGNGSSICAVRDGKSINTTMGLTPLGGLMMGTRSGDIDPGIIPYLMDKKGMDTHQIIDYLNKKSGILGVSGISSDLREIIGAANDGDQRAQVTIDMMCNRVKKYICSYSGLLGGADAICFTAGIGENSDLIREKVCENLDFMGIELDKEKNQIRTHGNREINKPTSKTKIFVIPTNEELVIARDTYNLVK, from the coding sequence ATGTTAGTATTTGTATTAAATGCTGGTTCATCATCTTTAAAATATCAATTAATCAACGCTGAAACTTCTGAATTAAAAGCAAGTGGAATAGTTGAAAGAATTGGAATAGATGGTGTATTAAAACATGTAATCTCAGAAAATAAAAAATTAACTATTGAAGCATATATTCCTTCACATAAAGAAGCTATCGAACTTATATTAGAAACTCTTACACATGATGAAACAAAAACTATAAACTCGATTGATGAAATTCAAGCAGTTGGACATAGAGTTGCACATGGTGGAGAATATTTCAAAGAATCAACTCTTGTTACAGATAAAGTTATAAAAAAAATTGAAGAGTTAATTCCCCTTGCACCTTTACATAATCCAGCTAATATTTTAGGAATGAAAATCTGTATGGAACTTATGCCAAATGTTCCAAATGTAGCTGTATTTGATACAGCATTTCATCAAACTATGCCTGAAATTCATTTCTTATTTCCTGTACCACATGAAGATTATACAGAACATCATTTAAGAAAATATGGATTCCATGGAACTTCTCATAATTATGTTTCAAAAGAAGCCATCAAACTTTTAAATAATAAAAAAGATTCTAAAATCATTGTTTGTCATCTTGGAAATGGTTCATCAATTTGTGCAGTAAGAGATGGAAAATCTATTAATACAACAATGGGATTAACTCCACTTGGAGGATTAATGATGGGAACAAGAAGTGGTGATATTGACCCTGGAATCATCCCATATTTGATGGATAAAAAAGGTATGGATACACATCAAATTATTGATTATCTAAACAAAAAATCTGGTATTTTAGGAGTTTCTGGAATTAGTTCAGATTTAAGAGAAATTATTGGTGCTGCTAATGATGGTGACCAAAGAGCACAAGTTACAATTGATATGATGTGTAATAGAGTAAAAAAATATATTTGTTCATATTCTGGATTACTTGGTGGTGCTGATGCAATTTGTTTTACAGCAGGAATTGGAGAAAACTCTGATTTAATAAGAGAAAAAGTTTGCGAAAATCTTGATTTTATGGGAATTGAACTTGATAAAGAAAAAAATCAAATAAGAACTCATGGAAATAGAGAGATAAATAAACCAACTTCAAAAACTAAAATCTTCGTAATACCTACAAATGAAGAGTTAGTAATCGCAAGAGATACATATAATCTTGTAAAATAA
- a CDS encoding 3'-5' exonuclease, whose translation MFRNIKNYFNKKNLKDEKYSYLFENSSNEEYVCFDCETTGLNPKVDDIISIGAVIIKNNTIVSSKKFIKFVKPKTKLQAEAIKIHHIRECDLLHAEDINDVIIEFIEFIGNRPLVGYFLEFDITMINKYLKPKLGITLPNRALEVSEIYHDYKIEIIPQGHIDLRFNSIMEELEIPTLGKHDAYNDAIMTAMIFIKLKNLQKIK comes from the coding sequence ATGTTTAGAAATATAAAAAACTATTTTAATAAAAAAAATCTAAAAGACGAAAAATACTCTTATTTGTTTGAAAATTCTTCAAATGAAGAGTATGTTTGTTTTGATTGTGAAACAACAGGATTAAATCCAAAAGTTGATGACATTATCTCAATTGGTGCAGTAATTATTAAAAATAATACTATTGTATCAAGTAAAAAATTTATTAAATTTGTTAAACCTAAAACAAAATTACAAGCAGAAGCTATAAAAATCCATCATATCAGAGAGTGTGATTTACTTCATGCTGAAGATATCAATGATGTAATCATAGAATTTATTGAATTTATAGGAAATAGACCGTTAGTTGGATATTTCTTAGAATTTGATATCACTATGATTAACAAATATTTAAAACCAAAACTTGGAATTACTCTTCCAAATAGAGCCCTTGAAGTTTCTGAAATTTATCATGATTATAAAATCGAAATTATTCCTCAAGGACATATTGATTTAAGATTTAACTCAATTATGGAAGAGCTTGAAATCCCAACTCTTGGCAAACACGATGCATATAATGATGCAATAATGACTGCCATGATATTTATAAAACTTAAAAACTTACAAAAAATTAAATAA
- a CDS encoding putative nucleotidyltransferase substrate binding domain-containing protein — MSILEQKKVISSIHPFQNLTSEQLDTFVENMDIVYFKKNETVQAQGSTPQSLFFILKGIIQEKQDDEVFSIYSKNEIFDSISLIENYSKNSFVTAEETICYTLPREIFIEILHENQELENYFFQSIAEKLNNNTLYEKNKEMANIMIAKVKDAKIHKAVIVDTNISIFEAATIIKKEKVPTILLKDENGEMYIVTDSDFRQKVILNRMDFDDKIVKIATKGLIYINEDDFLFNAQLIMAKHGIKRVVVKNDKDEIIGILDQISLSSFFATNIFSVSNQIVKAETIDELKEASLSFIKIIKSLNAKGVKIEFISKLINQLNKKLLDKLYKVLAPSELYEKSCLVVMGSEGRGEQILKTDQDNALILSDDCTIDEKELQEFTTKFTETLVDFGFPRCEGNIMVSNPYWCRKESDFKDLIYTWINEPNGDNFMNIAIFYDAVCVSGNKNLITHLKEYLFKLTSNSLSFYAHFAKVITSFDVPLGFFDGFVFNSKDNKHKNEIDIKRGGIFILVQGIRSLSLENKIFNTNTNKRIKKLTELGVLEEEFAKELTMAFNFLTNLKLKSNLEKLDKKSDIDNYINPDNLNTMEKDLLKESFKIVNKLKKKLEFHFKLNYV; from the coding sequence ATGAGTATATTAGAACAAAAAAAAGTTATCTCTTCAATTCATCCATTTCAAAACTTAACATCAGAACAACTAGATACATTTGTTGAAAATATGGATATTGTTTATTTTAAGAAAAATGAAACTGTACAAGCACAAGGTTCAACTCCTCAATCACTTTTTTTTATTTTAAAAGGAATAATTCAAGAAAAACAAGATGACGAAGTTTTTTCAATTTATTCAAAAAATGAGATTTTTGATTCAATATCTTTAATCGAAAATTATTCAAAAAATAGTTTTGTGACTGCAGAAGAGACGATTTGTTACACTCTTCCAAGAGAGATTTTTATAGAAATACTTCATGAAAATCAAGAGTTAGAGAACTATTTTTTCCAATCAATTGCAGAAAAATTAAATAACAACACTCTTTATGAAAAAAATAAAGAGATGGCTAATATCATGATTGCAAAAGTAAAAGATGCAAAAATTCATAAAGCTGTAATCGTTGATACAAATATTTCTATTTTTGAAGCTGCGACAATCATAAAAAAAGAGAAAGTTCCAACTATTTTATTAAAAGATGAAAATGGTGAAATGTATATAGTAACTGATTCTGATTTTAGACAAAAAGTAATATTAAATAGAATGGATTTTGACGATAAAATCGTAAAAATTGCAACAAAAGGTTTAATATATATAAATGAAGATGACTTTTTATTTAATGCTCAATTGATAATGGCTAAACATGGAATAAAAAGAGTTGTTGTAAAAAATGATAAAGATGAAATAATTGGTATCTTAGACCAAATCTCTTTATCTTCATTTTTTGCCACAAACATTTTTTCAGTTTCAAATCAAATCGTAAAAGCTGAAACTATAGATGAGTTAAAAGAAGCATCATTATCATTTATAAAAATCATAAAATCACTAAATGCAAAAGGTGTAAAAATTGAATTTATTTCAAAATTAATTAATCAATTAAATAAAAAACTTTTAGATAAATTATACAAAGTTTTAGCACCTTCTGAATTATATGAAAAATCATGTTTAGTAGTAATGGGAAGTGAAGGAAGAGGTGAACAAATCCTAAAAACAGACCAAGATAATGCTTTGATTTTATCTGATGATTGTACTATTGATGAAAAAGAACTTCAAGAATTTACAACAAAATTTACTGAAACTTTAGTTGATTTTGGTTTTCCAAGATGTGAAGGAAATATCATGGTTTCAAATCCTTATTGGTGTAGAAAAGAATCAGATTTTAAAGATTTAATTTATACTTGGATAAATGAACCAAATGGTGATAACTTCATGAATATTGCAATATTTTATGATGCTGTTTGTGTTTCAGGAAATAAAAATTTAATTACACATTTAAAAGAATATCTATTTAAACTTACTTCAAATAGTTTATCTTTTTATGCACATTTTGCAAAAGTTATTACAAGTTTTGATGTTCCATTAGGATTTTTTGATGGTTTTGTATTTAATAGTAAAGATAACAAACACAAAAATGAGATTGATATAAAAAGAGGTGGTATTTTTATTCTTGTTCAAGGTATTAGAAGTCTTAGTTTAGAAAATAAAATTTTTAATACAAACACAAATAAAAGAATTAAAAAACTTACAGAACTTGGTGTTTTAGAAGAAGAGTTTGCAAAAGAGTTAACAATGGCATTTAATTTTTTAACAAATCTAAAATTAAAATCAAATCTAGAAAAACTAGATAAAAAAAGTGATATAGATAATTATATTAACCCTGATAATTTGAATACAATGGAAAAAGATTTATTAAAAGAGTCGTTTAAAATTGTAAATAAATTAAAGAAAAAATTAGAATTTCATTTCAAGTTAAACTATGTTTAG
- a CDS encoding cation acetate symporter, whose product MLRILALISIIALSVFAAGDATFEATKRDLNVAAIIMFFVFIVGTLGITYWAARKTKSASDFYTAGGGISGFQNGLAIAGDYMSAAAFLGVSGLIYMKGYDGVIYAVSFLVGWPIILFFMAEKLRNLGKFTFADIAAYRLGQKEIRTLAAFGSISVVILYLIAQMVGAGKLIQVLFGMDYEYAVFMVGALMIIYVTFGGMLATTWVQIIKACLLLSGVSFMAIMVLYHFNFSFESLAVKAVENHKSGEAILSPGGFITDPISAISLGMALMLGTAGLPHVLMRFFTVGNAKEARKSVVYATGFVAYFWVIITIVGFGAIAFLNSAEGAQYFDDAKAYIDGGKLFGGSNMASVHLSHMLGGNAFLGFISAVAFATILAVVSGLTLAGASAISHDIYANVINPNASDEKVVKISKITVILVGIIGVVLGIAFESQNIAYMVGLAFGIAASANFPILFLSIYWSGLTTKGAFIGGFMGLISAVMFVVLGPNVWVQILGNEKAIFPYAHPALFSVTIAFVSIWFFSKLDNSARAKNEKELFRAQNIRANTGIGAAGAVSH is encoded by the coding sequence ATGTTAAGAATTTTAGCACTTATCTCAATTATTGCACTATCTGTTTTTGCAGCAGGTGATGCGACTTTTGAAGCAACAAAAAGAGACTTAAATGTAGCTGCAATTATTATGTTTTTTGTATTTATTGTTGGTACTTTAGGAATTACATATTGGGCAGCAAGAAAAACAAAATCTGCTAGTGACTTTTATACAGCTGGTGGAGGAATTTCAGGTTTCCAAAATGGTTTAGCAATTGCTGGAGATTATATGTCTGCTGCTGCATTCCTTGGGGTTTCTGGTCTTATTTATATGAAAGGTTATGATGGAGTTATTTATGCCGTTTCATTCCTTGTTGGTTGGCCAATTATTCTATTTTTTATGGCTGAAAAATTAAGAAACTTAGGTAAATTTACTTTTGCGGATATCGCTGCTTATAGATTAGGACAAAAAGAGATTAGAACACTTGCTGCATTTGGTTCTATTTCAGTTGTTATTTTATACTTAATTGCACAAATGGTTGGAGCTGGAAAATTAATTCAAGTTCTTTTTGGTATGGATTATGAATATGCTGTATTTATGGTTGGAGCATTAATGATTATTTATGTAACATTTGGAGGGATGCTAGCAACTACTTGGGTACAAATTATCAAAGCTTGTTTATTACTTTCTGGTGTATCATTTATGGCAATTATGGTTTTATACCATTTCAATTTCTCTTTTGAATCACTTGCTGTTAAAGCTGTTGAAAATCATAAATCTGGTGAAGCTATTTTAAGTCCAGGTGGATTTATTACTGACCCTATTTCTGCTATTTCTTTAGGTATGGCTTTAATGCTTGGAACTGCAGGTCTTCCTCACGTTTTAATGAGATTCTTTACAGTTGGTAATGCAAAAGAGGCTAGAAAATCTGTTGTTTATGCAACTGGTTTTGTTGCGTACTTCTGGGTAATTATCACTATTGTTGGTTTTGGTGCAATTGCATTTTTAAATAGTGCTGAAGGTGCTCAATATTTTGATGATGCAAAAGCATATATTGATGGTGGAAAACTATTTGGTGGAAGTAATATGGCTTCTGTTCACTTATCACACATGTTAGGTGGAAATGCCTTCTTAGGATTTATCTCAGCTGTTGCATTTGCTACTATTTTAGCGGTTGTTTCAGGATTAACATTAGCAGGAGCTTCTGCTATATCACACGATATTTATGCAAATGTTATTAATCCAAATGCATCTGATGAAAAAGTTGTAAAAATTTCAAAAATTACAGTTATATTAGTTGGAATTATTGGTGTTGTTTTAGGGATTGCTTTTGAATCTCAAAATATCGCTTACATGGTTGGTCTTGCATTTGGTATTGCTGCATCTGCTAACTTCCCAATTTTATTCTTATCAATTTACTGGAGTGGATTAACAACAAAAGGTGCATTTATTGGTGGATTTATGGGATTAATTTCTGCTGTAATGTTCGTTGTTTTAGGACCAAATGTTTGGGTACAAATTTTAGGAAATGAAAAAGCGATTTTCCCTTATGCACACCCTGCACTATTCTCAGTTACTATTGCATTCGTTTCTATTTGGTTTTTCTCAAAACTTGATAACTCTGCTAGAGCTAAAAATGAAAAAGAATTATTTAGAGCTCAAAATATAAGAGCAAATACAGGAATTGGTGCAGCTGGAGCTGTTTCTCATTAA
- a CDS encoding DUF485 domain-containing protein, with protein sequence MNDELVNRIESNPKYKELVSKRNGLGIKLGIFVLVMFYAYILVIAFNKELLSTKIGDGVTTIAFPIALAILVISFITTLIYVKKANTEFEDLTNQIKKDVKDLL encoded by the coding sequence ATGAACGACGAATTGGTTAATCGAATTGAATCTAATCCTAAATATAAAGAGTTAGTTTCAAAAAGAAATGGCTTAGGAATTAAGCTAGGTATTTTTGTATTAGTTATGTTTTATGCATATATTTTAGTTATTGCATTTAACAAAGAACTTTTATCAACAAAAATCGGGGATGGTGTTACAACAATTGCATTTCCTATTGCATTAGCAATTTTAGTAATTAGTTTTATTACAACACTAATTTATGTAAAAAAAGCTAATACTGAATTTGAAGATTTAACAAATCAAATCAAAAAAGATGTAAAGGATTTATTATAA
- a CDS encoding cation acetate symporter gives MLRIVTILILFALAMFAAGDATFEGKRDLNISAIIMFFIFIAGTLGITKWAASKTKSASDFYTAGGGISGFQNGMAIAGDYMSAASFLGISGMIYLSGFDGLVYAVGFLVGWPVILFLMAEKLRNLGKFTFTDIAAYRLSQKEIRILAAFGSLSVVTLYLIAQMVGAGKLIQILFGMDYEYAVILVGVMMIVYVTFGGMLATTWVQIIKAVLLLSGVTFMGLMVMAHYGFSFEALATKAVETHTKGQAIMAPGGFISDPISAISLGMALMLGTAGLPHILMRFFTVGNAKEARKSVVYATGFIGYFYLIIAVIGLGAIVFLNSPEGAAYFKDGKLVGGANMAAIHLSHIVGGDIFLGFISAVAFATILAVVSGLTLAGASAISHDIYAIVVKKGLATEADEIKVSKRSVIIIGIVGVILGIAFENQNIAFMVGLAFAIAASANFPILFLSIYWSKLTTRGTFIGGFVGLITAVVLVILSPTVWVEVLGNAQAIFPYKHPALFSVTAAFVAIWFFSITDKSARAKEEIESFEAQNVRANTGIGADGAVAH, from the coding sequence ATGTTAAGAATTGTTACAATATTAATTTTATTTGCATTAGCTATGTTTGCTGCTGGTGATGCAACATTTGAAGGGAAAAGAGACTTAAATATCTCTGCTATTATTATGTTCTTCATCTTTATTGCTGGAACATTAGGTATTACTAAATGGGCTGCTAGTAAAACAAAATCTGCTTCAGATTTCTATACAGCTGGTGGAGGAATTTCAGGATTCCAAAATGGTATGGCTATTGCTGGAGACTATATGTCTGCTGCTTCTTTCCTTGGTATTTCAGGTATGATTTACTTAAGTGGATTTGATGGTTTAGTTTATGCTGTTGGATTTTTAGTTGGATGGCCTGTAATTTTATTCTTAATGGCTGAAAAATTAAGAAACTTAGGTAAATTTACATTTACTGATATTGCTGCTTATAGATTATCACAAAAAGAGATTAGAATCTTAGCTGCGTTTGGTTCTTTATCTGTTGTTACTTTATACTTAATTGCACAAATGGTTGGAGCTGGAAAATTAATTCAAATCTTATTTGGTATGGATTATGAGTACGCTGTTATCCTTGTTGGTGTTATGATGATTGTTTACGTAACTTTTGGTGGTATGCTTGCAACTACTTGGGTACAAATTATCAAAGCTGTATTATTATTATCTGGTGTAACTTTCATGGGATTAATGGTAATGGCTCATTATGGTTTCTCTTTTGAAGCATTAGCTACAAAAGCTGTTGAAACTCATACAAAAGGTCAAGCTATTATGGCTCCTGGTGGATTTATTTCTGACCCTATTTCTGCTATCTCTTTAGGTATGGCATTAATGTTAGGAACTGCTGGTTTACCACACATTTTAATGAGATTCTTTACAGTTGGGAATGCAAAAGAAGCTAGAAAATCTGTTGTTTATGCAACTGGGTTTATTGGTTACTTCTACTTAATTATTGCTGTAATTGGTTTAGGAGCTATTGTATTCTTAAACTCTCCAGAAGGTGCTGCTTACTTCAAAGATGGTAAATTAGTTGGTGGAGCTAATATGGCTGCTATTCACTTATCTCATATTGTTGGTGGAGATATTTTCTTAGGATTTATTTCAGCAGTTGCATTTGCTACAATCTTAGCGGTTGTTTCAGGATTAACACTTGCTGGAGCTTCTGCAATTTCTCATGATATCTATGCAATCGTTGTAAAAAAAGGATTAGCAACTGAAGCTGATGAAATCAAAGTTTCAAAAAGATCAGTTATCATCATCGGAATTGTTGGAGTTATCTTAGGAATTGCATTTGAAAATCAAAATATTGCATTCATGGTTGGTCTTGCATTTGCTATTGCTGCTTCTGCTAACTTCCCTATTTTATTCCTTTCAATTTACTGGTCTAAATTAACAACAAGAGGAACATTTATTGGTGGATTTGTTGGTCTTATAACTGCTGTTGTATTAGTTATCTTAAGTCCAACTGTATGGGTTGAAGTTTTAGGAAATGCACAAGCTATTTTCCCTTATAAACACCCTGCATTATTCTCTGTAACTGCTGCTTTTGTTGCAATTTGGTTCTTCTCTATAACTGATAAATCAGCTAGAGCAAAAGAAGAAATTGAATCATTTGAAGCACAAAATGTTAGAGCTAATACTGGTATTGGAGCTGACGGAGCTGTTGCTCACTAA
- a CDS encoding DUF485 domain-containing protein, with product MDKELVNKIKSNPKYKELVEKRNSFSLKLSIFVLVMFYAFVLVIAFDKELLATKIGEGVMTAAFPVGAAIIVISFITTLIYVKRANSEFEDLTNEIKNDVKDLL from the coding sequence ATGGATAAAGAATTAGTTAACAAAATTAAGTCTAATCCTAAATATAAAGAGTTAGTTGAAAAAAGAAACTCGTTTTCTTTAAAACTTTCTATTTTTGTTTTAGTAATGTTTTATGCATTTGTACTTGTAATTGCTTTTGACAAAGAATTATTAGCTACAAAAATTGGTGAGGGAGTAATGACGGCTGCGTTTCCAGTTGGTGCTGCGATTATTGTAATTAGTTTTATTACTACATTAATTTATGTTAAAAGAGCAAATAGTGAATTTGAAGATTTAACAAATGAAATCAAAAATGATGTAAAGGATTTATTATAA
- a CDS encoding 3'-5' exonuclease translates to MLENFFRNWNKKRLKNKKYDFLFDEPLPNEFISLDCETTGLNPKKDEILSIGAVLIRDNKILMRKTFNVFLKPSKNINAESIKIHHIRKVDLENALNPEDAIYQLLDFIGSRPIVGYYIKFDVTIISKYTKNFIGIKLPNETIEVSSLYFKTRKRSSDYEFIDLKFDTILKTLDIPALGKHDALNDAIMTAMMFLKLKDLTPAKTTFYTN, encoded by the coding sequence ATGTTAGAAAATTTTTTTAGAAATTGGAATAAAAAAAGATTAAAAAATAAAAAATATGATTTTTTATTTGATGAACCATTACCAAATGAATTTATCTCTTTGGATTGTGAAACAACAGGATTAAATCCTAAAAAAGATGAAATTCTTTCAATTGGTGCTGTTTTAATAAGAGATAACAAGATATTGATGAGGAAAACATTTAATGTTTTTTTAAAGCCATCAAAAAATATAAATGCAGAATCTATTAAAATTCATCACATAAGAAAAGTGGATTTAGAAAATGCCCTTAATCCAGAAGATGCAATTTATCAACTATTAGATTTCATTGGTTCAAGACCAATTGTTGGCTATTATATAAAATTTGATGTTACAATTATTTCAAAATATACAAAAAATTTTATTGGAATAAAACTTCCTAATGAAACAATTGAAGTTTCATCTTTGTATTTCAAAACTAGAAAAAGATCAAGTGATTATGAATTTATTGACTTGAAATTTGATACTATTTTAAAAACTTTAGATATCCCTGCTCTTGGTAAACATGATGCTTTAAACGATGCAATAATGACAGCAATGATGTTTCTTAAATTAAAAGATTTAACTCCAGCGAAAACTACTTTTTATACAAATTAG